In Phoenix dactylifera cultivar Barhee BC4 chromosome 11, palm_55x_up_171113_PBpolish2nd_filt_p, whole genome shotgun sequence, the following are encoded in one genomic region:
- the LOC103708314 gene encoding TPR repeat-containing thioredoxin TTL1, whose protein sequence is MSRPGEPTGRSQRPHLGAGVEPPSDRFNSALALDANKPDSKDLALDLGSPVSPLRSRAASAAVTSSSSSSSGSLSGKLPASAAAARSVASGGPPGRPNHSGEISGESGATALEGRSLRPGHRRTGSAPLVYSGGGGSSSASSPVANVLPAGNICPSGIIGKTGMIAQKTPRSDVLGSGTGNYGHGSIMRGGTAGAGVGKTGGDMGMGNWVDSVARRAMTSSDLREVTRAANEQYKRGQFAEALRLYDRGIAMSEHSAAYRSSLVSCRSNRAAALMGLGRLGEAVKECKEVLLLDPMNERAHLRLASLYLRLGQVEDAKRHIYFGGQQPEPFELQKLQIVERHLGKCTNARKIGDWKSLLREADAAIAAGADSSPLLIASRAEALLHIHQLDEADSALSSVRKFETSSSSSLQTKIFGMRSDSYIYIVQAQVDMALGRFENAVAMAEKARQIDPIDTEVTMVSNSVRSVSRARAQGNELFKSGYFAEACMAYGEGLKCDPSNPVLHCNRAACWSKLGQWEKSVEDCNEALRIHPTYTKALLRRAASYAKLERWAEAVRDYEALRKELPGDGEVAEAFFHAQVALKTSRGEEVSNMKFGGEVEEIASMEQFQAAISLPGASVVYFMAPSSQQCIQMSPFVDALCTRNPSANFLKVNVGESPVIAKAENVRIVPTFKIYKDGMKMKEMICPSEKVLEVSVRHYSIVH, encoded by the exons ATGTCGCGCCCCGGCGAGCCGACTGGCCGGAGTCAAAGGCCCCATCTTGGCGCCGGGGTCGAGCCCCCCTCCGATCGATTCAACTCCGCGCTCGCCCTTGACGCCAACAAGCCCGACTCCAAGGACTTGGCCCTCGATCTTGGCTCCCCCGTCTCCCCGCTCCGGTCCCGCGCCGCCTCGGCGGCTGTCACCAGCAGCAGCTCCAGCTCCTCCGGCTCCTTGTCCGGCAAGCTACCGgcgagcgccgccgccgcgcGGAGCGTCGCCTCTGGCGGTCCTCCCGGGAGGCCGAACCACTCCGGGGAGATTTCCGGCGAGAGTGGCGCCACTGCCTTGGAAGGCAGGAGTTTGAGGCCTGGCCACCGCCGGACCGGCTCGGCCCCGCTCGTCTACTCCGGCGGCGGGGGGAGTAGCTCGGCGAGTTCTCCGGTGGCCAATGTCCTTCCGGCGGGGAACATCTGCCCTTCGGGGATAATCGGGAAGACGGGAATGATCGCCCAGAAGACGCCGAGAAGCGACGTGCTGGGCTCCGGCACCGGGAATTACGGCCACGGGAGTATAATGCGCGGCGGGACTGCCGGCGCCGGCGTGGGGAAGACGGGCGGGGACATGGGGATGGGGAATTGGGTGGATTCGGTGGCCCGGAGGGCAATGACGAGCTCGGATCTACGGGAGGTGACGAGGGCAGCGAACGAACAGTACAAAAGGGGGCAGTTCGCCGAGGCGCTTAGGCTCTATGATCGAGGTATTGCGATGTCCGAGCACAGTGCCGCGTACCGGAGTAGCCTAGTGTCGTGTCGGAGTAACCGGGCGGCGGCGCTTATGGGGCTTGGCAGGTTGGGGGAGGCGGTGAAGGAGTGCAAGGAGGTGCTCCTTCTGGATCCGATGAACGAGCGGGCACACCTGAGATTGGCTTCACTATATTTACG CTTGGGGCAGGTTGAGGATGCAAAGCGGCATATCTACTTTGGGGGCCAGCAGCCTGAGCCTTTTGAGTTGCAGAAGCTCCAAATAGTGGAGAGGCATCTGGGAAAATGTACAAATGCTAGGAAGATTGGTGACTGGAAGAGCTTGTTAAGAGAAGCTGATGCAGCCATTGCAGCAGGGGCTGACTCTTCTCCATTG CTCATTGCATCGAGAGCAGAAGCCCTTCTCCATATCCACCAGCTTGACGAGGCTGATTCAGCTCTTTCAAGTGTGCGTAAATTTGAAACATCATCCTCGTCTTCCTTGCAGACCAAAATTTTCGGTATGCGATCAGATTCCTATATCTACATTGTTCAGGCCCAAGTTGATATGGCATTGGGAAG GTTTGAGAACGCAGTTGCAATGGCCGAGAAGGCCAGGCAGATAGATCCTATAGATACAGAAGTGACAATGGTGTCAAATAGTGTGAGATCTGTGTCGAGAGCTCGAGCTCAAGGAAATGAGCTCTTCAAATCTGGATACTTTGCAGAAGCATGCATGGCATATGGGGAAGGTCTTAAATGTGATCCATCAAACCCGGTCCTTCATTGTAACAGAGCAGCTTGCTGGTCAAAGCTTGGACAGTGGGAGAAATCTGTTGAGGATTGCAATGAAGCCCTAAGGATCCATCCCACTTATACCAAGGCCCTTCTCAGACGTGCTGCCTCCTATGCCAAG CTTGAGCGCTGGGCTGAAGCTGTGCGAGATTATGAAGCCCTAAGAAAGGAGCTTCCTGGTGACGGTGAGGTGGCTGAAGCCTTTTTCCATGCTCAAGTTGCGCTGAAAACATCTCGTGGTGAGGAAGTCTCTAATATGAAATTCGGTGGGGAGGTTGAGGAGATTGCTAGTATGGAACAATTCCAAGCGGCGATATCTTTACCTG GAGCTTCTGTTGTTTATTTCATGGCACCATCGAGCCAGCAATGCATCCAAATGTCCCCATTTGTGGATGCACTATGTACACGAAATCCTTCTGCAAATTTTCTCAAG GTCAATGTTGGCGAGAGCCCTGTCATTGCCAAGGCAGAGAACGTAAGAATAGTCCCAACCTTTAAGATTTACAAGGACGggatgaagatgaaggagaTGATTTGCCCCAGCGAGAAGGTTTTGGAGGTGTCCGTGAGGCACTACAGTATCGTGCATTGA